In Solenopsis invicta isolate M01_SB chromosome 1, UNIL_Sinv_3.0, whole genome shotgun sequence, one genomic interval encodes:
- the LOC105198059 gene encoding uncharacterized protein LOC105198059 isoform X5 produces MTVSEEMATELANKKAEREALRGVIQQWNANRLDLFELSEPNEDLEFHGVMRFYFQDSGQKVATKCIRVASDATSQAVIETLIEKFRPDMRMLSVPEYALYEIHENGDERKLDLEEKPLLVQLNWHIDDREGRFLLKRIDDKTNAQGVGFTSAEGSSFRRKLSKREKKQIKKQEKLSRLKSLEQDENAAPSDPNGVAEKLYTELPETSFTRSISNPEAVMRRRRQQKLERRLQQFRSKDGGPDTGGTLKIYGEALCKDVPYKTLLLSVRDSAAQVVREMLSKYGLDKVDPQLYCLVQVNSENVSGNAHQEYILDDDECPLAILMNHPSTRGSIMFHVRRRPADYMPRKRKKKPAGKWNELDHRYEDERLPFLLELNPDGSDIPNGAGVRHRLQPNVTEVGSERPIGPQAVQAQTLTLPGPTVMPRHCVIAFTENIVTLTPCSRDAHTYVNNQRIHQTTILQNGAIIKFGRMHTFRFIDPAPEERIRQRHDSNKQIDYAYDRRSPDATSQDVSSEKFHPGSGTPNGGGQIPGQTQERVAPSSPSKSTVAAVRSPRSPTHPPEPTHNYETTFDLDGNVETASLSSSRDGNRLSQYDRQPRGTDPILPAVLEFLEETEETFLHAVITDVEPSAPQFKLAPTYTLYLSARYRASTHYRPELQPTERAHRLTVMLANVATMIQRVIQERYMDASSLAFWLANGSELLHMLKSDRHVGAFSTRAQDILADAVHTAFGSLVRCVTLELTPAMTQFMADADEPAKEAGVLQIFSNTMALLRRCRVNAALTIQLFSHLFHAINATAFNTLVSNGNLCVRWFGRRLKARLNALETWAERQGLELASQCHLATIMQATHLLQAPKYNAEELATLSSTCFKLNSLQVRALLQKYQPAADEPRLPAELIENVVRVAESVADTLARADGREIRLEEEPVLGLALLLPEDGYSCEVIRGVPPGLAEFLAPLQRDGLCRMAAQPTSSGYWTIYMIDHHNNLRSPSAMSNRSGGYMSHINQNQAQPEIHVIKLHKSTNGMGLSIVAAKGAGQDRLGIYIKSVVAGGAADADGRLTAGDQLLKVDGQSLVGITQEKAAEYLVRTGPIVTLEVAKQGAIYHGLATLLSQPSPVMARARKTRPRSELLEPTVEATETTNNQPATSHSMGDLLSYPKQAPCQDLVQPGAIPSQCVVETSFYRNQVDRGFPRIDVDEYRSTRQDPFSTFRQRSAYLGVYPVEAHRGAVDEREYIYRPSTPTVSPVRLSRPRMPCPLISITSDNEVSSVIYQDESDESDDKIIEEEEGNTEQGEAATSNSNYSDTLNPFERITTPPQEYAGTTKDYKLLEQPLAFETNFFDIIPYIDQTDDINLTESECVQVKPSNKCEHCVKTGCDDNVNPRNSQIRINVERNRQQTLCVPESNFEIDTRNNPNFSLITNSFSANKSVLFVKDAVPGSDSFTESKSDDLSHLQGIHNTTKCTLNIGERCEDKSDDISNSEDCADESSSTINDDCASSRADRDTEEGISTPKMYTIMPELHLDLSGLNSDVSSDESKTEKCWKSPEEVRLGCGRVAALAKHFSKLGDAGLIKFKSTKLNGSRQFVSEPNIITPDKNDEHLHRPCHAQKEYKSDSDLAREGDENSHICSAGRRNNVILVDVETDGDFAIEECKFHHCGARRVTIARIPMNEQVDTKESSISSVDILSNDNKDQVFLGIKKEAEIENDTVTSDDVANKSQVFFTAKNRQKMPVEKDSTSKLSLEQQQVIAEQLEQFSNLDNINAPLFIPEQDLMQAPAVSTKNENNGASAVGDLTQPNLINQLEAAPREKSSSLIDTDDNFQKMKKPSDSSLSSSMPSIRSPLSSHSSIVLSLSNVAKSSLSSEDIRSQIHQYCRKHPKCLFIDISHSTAKNCSNDSFSKSSSMLPLRANAYSRSGDNKLNVLRMRIARPLCNSESNLIGATIYGKEEIERDIDFHDKFTKLTRSYESISNSRFLSDSDDRTRSSESLCEDFDSPCKFYNRLISSPKGSMRWHRHRSLEELKSKKGLRRLQAAKVQKFHKFSDGKLDSEDEEDMRWNRHLSLEELESERESHKQDGRTNLGRTTEVQRSDCMSKKGLRTKRISHERLKSSKLKLSRGNERKDVERQKLRMERKSQSELDVSRRKSDSERDSWSFREISSLKNDDRFDLRPRRMSERDLPSRLGHDATPQQIHSSKSVPALHNMGTEVKQQHEVFNPGYSRASSSNSVTPPVQPPPMATITSGTSLRSRSSHNLHDMRIGTLPPTGLVSRQQSSPNLNPNATHVNAPSNAQGTEAERFYQNLSIYRNQDSTVKQQISPQQADDRNPQHIQKSSLRGSQNSLNRPSTMEVSGHIRDRPTSAYVAQGQQQSYSAISNQMQQHSGGPPRSQSSRDIIRQEAKMQEMQEEVRRRELRGGAPLLNQHRPPAMYNIGTRVAGPPTQQVPNTLNVRSPRPLGSTSSLGTTSSYAARQNAPGYNYPDTQYTQYNSAQYGQYGQYNQYPNRYPVIGSQYGPMMPKPKGNEAMARGQQPRPNENLLGRDSNNQETKSYAEQNRHFAGSQNSPHYPNGNMEQRVDQYGNDNVVNRAQNGEGHSTTTSEAPPTRPALPSEDTFSDSPPPPPPNTSTHPLYKQADTRYTASMQDPPRGSYYPAGGISAMQQPRQYQYSATNPWQREEKEKEQARRREAARLWRDQQIAELSALTHRTQQQEEQLRALQLERDFQKRAEEIANQDDDEESNDLDNESVQRVQGLLRMAASQDRTVQGTLQPPILSRTITGNQSLRGGLQLQPLSTQPVTSSHAHILSSQTASQNVGMSGPGQENSGLHVQPNQQQQQTALGQSEEHVSAPNYGAPLSNFNSGQKSYSMSMPHSVEDRELQRRMDEVKRKQAEYEENQKKQEEQQLQSQQQTYQPSQHSRSQLHPSMLRLDNLIINGPNVSMPSQNDAAPPPPERGSSYAVMSQQSALRSNGSTTSNLPPTSQPPASMKRVSFHDSNANSESILRNVSSGTSNPPSISMDTIREDPNINK; encoded by the exons ATGACGGTGTCTGAAGA GATGGCAACGGAACTGGCGAATAAAAAGGCGGAGCGGGAGGCTCTCAGGGGAGTCATACAGCAATGGAACGCCAATCGTTTGGACCTGTTCGAACTTTCGGAGCCCAACGAA GACTTGGAGTTTCATGGCGTAATGAGGTTTTATTTCCAAGACAGCGGCCAAAAAGTTGCTACCAAGTGCATCAGGGTCGCCTCGGACGCGACCAGCCAGGCGGTGATAGAAACGCTTATAGAAAAATTTCGTCCCGACATGAGAATGCTATCCGTCCCAGAATACGCTCTTTACGAGATTCACGAGAACGGAG ACGAGCGTAAGCTTGACTTAGAAGAAAAGCCACTTTTAGTTCAACTAAATTGGCATATAGACGATCGAGAGGGACGCTTCTTGCTGAAGAGGATCGACGATAAAACCAATGCGCAGGGCGTTGGTTTTACTTCAGCCGAGGGTTCGAGCTTCCGAAGAAAGCTGAGTAAGCGGGAGAAGAAACAGATCAAGAAGCAGGAGAAGCTCAGTCGACTAAAGAGCTTGGAGCAAGACGAGAACGCGGCGCCTAGTGATCCGAACGGTGTCGCCGAAAAGCTTTATACAG aaTTACCTGAGACCAGTTTTACGAGAAGCATCTCGAATCCGGAAGCGGTAATGAGACGCCGCCGACAACAGAAGCTTGAGAGGAGACTCCAGCAATTTCGCAGTAAAGACGGCGGTCCCGACACAGGCGGCACATTGAAAATTTATGGCGAGGCGTTGTGCAAGGACGTGCCATATAAAACGCTGCTGCTGAGCGTGCGAGATTCCGCTGCTCAAGTCGTGCGAGAGATGCTTTCTAAATACGGTCTGGACAAAGTGGATCCACAATTATATTGCCTTGTACAG GTCAATAGTGAAAACGTGAGTGGCAATGCGCATCAGGAATATATACTGGACGACGACGAATGTCCTTTGGCGATATTAATGAATCATCCTTCCACACGAG GTTCTATTATGTTTCACGTGAGGAGGAGGCCCGCAGATTACATGCCGCGGAAACGTAAAAAGAAACCAGCTGGAAAGTGGAACGAGCTGGATCATAG ATACGAGGACGAGAGGCTACCATTCCTGTTGGAGCTTAATCCTGATGGCAGCGATATTCCGAACGGCGCCGGAGTACGACATCGATTACAGCCAAATGTCACGGAGGTCGGATCGGAGAGACCGATAGGACCGCAAGCTGTGCAAGCGCAAACGCTGACGCTGCCAGGACCAACGGTGATGCCCAGGCATTGCGTTATAGCTTTTACCGAGAATATCGTGACCCTCACGCCGTGTTCCAGAGACGCGCACACGTACGTCAACAATCAGAGGATACATCAGACGACTATTCTGCAG AATGGCGCTATCATCAAGTTCGGCAGAATGCACACCTTTCGATTCATCGACCCGGCACCGGAAGAACGCATTAGACAGAGACACGATTCCAACAAACAGATCGACTACGCTTACGACCG ACGCTCGCCGGATGCGACCAGTCAGGACGTCAGCTCGGAAAAATTTCATCCGGGATCTGGAACACCGAACGGCGGTGGTCAGATCCCGGGGCAGACACAAGAACGAGTAGCTCCGTCGAGTCCCTCGAAATCCACTGTCGCAGCAGTTCGTAGCCCTCGTAGTCCCACGCACCCGCCGGAGCCCACGCACAATTACGAGACAACATTCGACCTGGATGGAAACGTGGAGACCGCTAGTCTGAGCAGCAGTAGGGACGGCAACAG GCTCTCACAATACGATCGGCAACCGCGAGGCACGGATCCAATCCTGCCAGCAGTCTTGGAGTTCCTCGAGGAAACAGAGGAAACGTTTCTCCACGCTGTCATCACCGATGTAGAGCCTTCGGCACCACAATTTAAGTTGGCGCCAACTTATACCCTCTATCTCAGCGCAAGATATCGCGCTAGCACTCATTACAGACCAGAATTGCAGCCCACAGAAAGAGCGCATCGACTTACCGTCATGTTGGCAAATGTTGCTACCATGATCCAACGTGTTATCCAG GAACGTTACATGGACGCATCGTCGTTGGCCTTTTGGTTGGCGAATGGCTCGGAACTGCTACATATGTTGAAAAGTGATCGGCATGTAGGTGCATTTTCTACACGTGCACAAGACATTTTAGCAGATGCGGTGCACACGGCCTTTGGTTCACTGGTGCGCTGCGTCACTTTAGAGCTCACGCCGGCGATGACGCAGTTCATGGCGGACGCAGACGAACCAGCAAAGGAAGCTGGAGTATTACAGATCTTCTCAAATACAATGGCTTTACTACGACGTTGCAGAGTCAATGCTGCGTTGACGATACAGCTGTTTAGTCATCTGTTTCATGCGATCAACGCCACCGCCTTTAACACCCTCGTCTCGAATGGAAATCTGTGCGTCAGATGGTTCGGACGCAGACTCAAAGCGAGGCTAAACGCACTGGAAACTTGGGCCGAGAGGCAAGGCTTGGAACTTGCCAGTCAATGCCATTTGGCGACGATTATGCAGGCGACTCATCTATTGCAAGCTCCCAAATACAATGCTGAGGAGCTTGCCACCCTAAGCTCGACCTGCTTTAAATTGAATTCTCTACAGGTGAGGGCGTTACTACAGAAATATCAACCGGCCGCGGACGAGCCTAGGCTACCTGCCGAGTTAATCGAGAACGTAGTGAGA GTAGCAGAGAGTGTTGCGGATACACTTGCGCGTGCGGACGGCCGTGAAATAAGACTGGAAGAGGAACCTGTCTTAGGGTTAGCATTACTACTTCCCGAGGATGGTTATAGCTGCGAAGTAATAAGAGGCGTTCCACCAGGACTAGCGGAATTTCTGGCACCTCTGCAACGAGACGGTTTATGTCGAATGGCGGCCCAACCTACTAGTAGTGGCTATTGGACTATTTATATGATAGACCATCACAATAAT ttgcGTAGTCCCAGCGCAATGAGTAATAGATCAGGTGGCTATATGAGCCATATCAATCAAAATCAGGCTCAACCTGAGATACATGTCATTAAATTGCATAAAAGTACCAATGGCATGGGCTTAAGCATAGTCGCAGCAAAG GGCGCAGGTCAAGATCGATTAGGTATCTACATCAAAAGCGTTGTTGCTGGTGGTGCTGCTGATGCT gaTGGTAGACTGACGGCAGGCGATCAATTACTCAAAGTAGATGGACAAAGTCTGGTTGGAATTACACAGGAAAA AGCTGCCGAGTATCTCGTGCGCACTGGTCCAATCGTGACATTGGAAGTTGCAAAACAAGGTGCTATATACCACGGACTCGCAACGTTATTATCTCAACCTTCTCCTGTGATGGCAAGAG CACGTAAGACTCGGCCGAGGTCCGAGCTCTTAGAGCCAACGGTAGAGGCAACGGAGACCACCAATAATCAGCCAGCCACGTCACACTCGATGGGCGATTTATTGTCCTACCCGAAGCAGGCGCCGTGTCAGGATTTAGTTCAACCAGGTGCGATTCCATCTCAATGCGTTGTTGAGACATCTTTTTATCGTAATCAGGTCGATCGAGGTTTTCCACGAATCGACGTCGATGAGTATCGTTCCACGCGGCAAGATCCGTTCTCCACCTTTCGTCAGAGAAGCGCGTATCTCGGTGTCTATCCCGTCGAGGCGCACCGCGGCGCCGTCGACGAGAGAGAATACATTTATCGTCCTTCCACCCCTACCGTATCTCCCGTACGTCTCTCGAGACCTCGTATGCCTTGTCCTCTGATTTCTATCACAAGTGACAACGAGGTATCATCCGTTATATATCAAGATGAGAGTGACGAGAGCGATGACAAAATCATAGAGGAAGAAGAAGGTAACACGGAACAAGGTGAAGCCGCGACGAGTAATTCAAATTATTCGGATACTTTAAATCCATTCGAAAGAATCACCACTCCGCCACAGGAGTATGCGGGAACTACGAAAGATTACAAATTGCTGGAGCAGCCGCTGgcttttgaaacaaattttttcgacATTATACCCTATATTGATCAAACTGACGATATTAATTTAACAGAATCTGAATGTGTTCAGGTAAAGCCGAGTAATAAATGTGAGCATTGTGTTAAAACCGGTTGTGACGACAATGTTAATCCTAGAAATTCTCAGATACGCATAAATGTAGAGCGCAATAGGCAACAGACTTTATGTGTTCCTGAATCTAATTTTGAGATAGATACGCGTAACAATCCGAACTTTTCATTGATTACTAATTCGTTTTCTGCAAATAAGTCAGTATTATTTGTCAAAGACGCTGTTCCTGGATCAGATTCTTTTACAGAATCTAAATCGGATGATCTCTCGCATCTTCAAGGCATACATAATACTACGAAATGTACGTTGAACATTGGTGAACGGTGTGAGGATAAATCAGACGACATTTCCAATTCTGAAGATTGCGCGGATGAGTCCAGTTCCACGATTAATGATGATTGCGCATCGAGTAGAGCCGATAGAGACACCGAAGAAGGAATCTCGACTCCCAAGATGTATACGATAATGCCCGAGTTGCATCTCGATTTGAGCGGACTGAATAGCGATGTGTCCAGTGACGAATCTAAAACGGAGAAATGTTGGAAGTCGCCGGAAGAAGTGCGCTTAGGATGCGGTAGAGTCGCAGCGCTAGCGAAACATTTTTCGAAACTTGGTGACGCTGGTCTGATCAAATTCAAATCGACCAAGTTGAATGGTTCCCGTCAGTTCGTATCGGAACCAAATATCATTACGCCGGATAAGAATGATGAACATTTGCATCGACCTTGTCACGCgcaaaaagaatataaatcgGATTCAGATTTGGCAAGAGAAGGGGATGAAAACTCTCATATTTGTTCAGCTGGGAGACGCAACAATGTTATTTTAGTTGACGTTGAAACGGACGGCGATTTTGCAATCGAGGAATGTAAGTTTCATCATTGTGGCGCTAGGCGAGTCACAATTGCAAGAATTCCAATGAATGAACAAGTTGATACTAAAGAAAGTTCAATTTCATCAGTGGACATATTAAGTAATGATAATAAAGATCAGGTGTTTCTTGGCATAAAAAAAGAAGCAGAAATTGAAAATGACACTgtaacaagcgatgatgtggcAAACAAGtctcaagttttttttacagCAAAAAACCGACAAAAAATGCCAGTTGAAAAAGATAGCACCTCTAAACTCTCCCTCGAGCAGCAGCAAGTAATCGCAGAACAACTCGAGCAGTTTTCAAATCTGGATAACATCAATGCGCCTTTGTTTATACCTGAACAAGATCTGATGCAAGCTCCTGCCGTTtctacaaaaaatgaaaataacggAGCGTCCGCTGTTGGCGATTTGACTCAGCCAAATTTGATAAATCAACTAGAGGCGGCGCCTCGAGAGAAATCGTCGTCGTTGATCGATACGGATGATAACTTTCAAAAAATGAAGAAACCCTCTGATTCTTCGTTATCCTCTTCCATGCCTTCTATTCGTTCCCCTTTATCTTCTCATTCTTCCATCGTGCTGTCGCTATCAAACGTTGCGAAAAGTTCTCTATCCTCGGAAGATATCAGGTCACAGATTCATCAGTATTGCAGAAAACATCCCAAATGCTTGTTCATAGACATTTCTCATTCTACCGCTAAGAATTGCTCCAACGACAGCTTCTCGAAGAGTTCGTCGATGCTTCCCCTACGTGCGAACGCCTATTCACGATCGGGTGATAACAAATTGAACGTTCTACGAATGCGAATTGCCAGACCTCTCTGTAATAGTGAAAGCAATCTAATCGGTGCTACAATTTATGGAAAAGAAGAGATTGAGAGAGACATCGATTTTCACGACAAGTTCACTAAGTTAACGCGAAGTTATGAAAGTATTTCAAACAGCAGATTTTTATCTGATTCTGATGATCGAACACGATCCTCCGAAAGTCTTTGCGAAGATTTTGATTCACCTTGTAAGTTTTACAATAGATTGATTTCGAGTCCTAAAGGAAGTATGCGATGGCATCGTCATCGTTCTCTCGAAGAGTTGAAATCGAAGAAAGGATTGAGGAGGCTTCAAGCTGCTAAAGTCcaaaaatttcacaaattttctgATGGTAAATTAGATTCCGAGGATGAGGAAGACATGCGATGGAATCGTCATCTGTCGCTCGAAGAGTTGGAATCGGAAAGAGAATCACACAAGCAAGATGGACGGACAAATTTAGGTCGAACTACCGAAGTACAAAGATCTGACTGTATGTCGAAAAAAGGACTTCGCACAAAGCGCATAAGCCATGAACGATTAAAAAGTAGCAAACTTAAATTGTCGCGTGGAAACGAGAGAAAAGACGTGGAACGACAAAAATTGAGAATGGAACGGAAATCTCAGAGTGAGCTTGACGTTTCGAGACGAAAGTCCGATTCGGAGAGGGACAGTTGGAGCTTCCGCGAGATCAGCTCGCTGAAAAATGATGACCGATTCGACTTGC GTCCTCGTCGCATGAGCGAGCGGGATTTACCGTCGCGGCTTGGACACGACGCCACTCCTCAGCAAATCCACAGCAGCAAGTCTGTGCCGGCATTGCATA ATATGGGAACCGAGGTTAAACAACAGCATGAGGTATTCAATCCCGGATACAGCAGAGCTTCTTCCAGCAACAGTGTTACACCGCCTGTTCAACCACCCCCTATGGCGACAATTACCAGCGGAACTTCCTTGCGTTCCAG GTCGAGCCATAATTTACATGATATGAGAATTGGAACTTTACCACCCACTGGCTTGGTTAGCAGGCAACAATCGTCGCCCAATTTAAATCCAAATGCGACGCACGTGAATGCACCGTCGAATGCACAGGGTACAGAAGCAGAGCGATTTTACCAGAATCTGAGTATTTATCGAAATCAAGATTCGACAGTGAAGCAACAAATCAGTCCACAACAGGCAGACGACAG AAACCCTCAGCACATTCAAAAGAGTTCCCTGAGGGGTTCGCAGAACTCGTTGAATCGTCCGTCTACCATGGAAGTTAGCGGCCATATCCGAGACCGTCCAACGTCTGCATACGTCGCCCAAGGCCAGCAACAAAGTTACTCGGCGATCAGCAATCAGATGCAACAGCACAGCGGAGGACCACCACGTTCTCAGTCTTCGCGCGACATTATCCGCCAGGAAGCGAAGATGCAGGAGATGCAGGAGGAGGTTCGTCGACGAGAGTTGCGCGGTGGCGCGCCGCTGCTTAATCAGCATAGACCGCCGGCGATGTACAACATCGGCACTCGAGTAGCGGGTCCTCCTACTCAACAAGTACCGAATACTTTGAATGTACGTTCACCGAGACCGCTCGGTTCCACGTCGAGTCTGGGTACGACTTCTAGTTATGCAGCGAGACAAAATGCGCCTGGTTACAATTATCCGGATACTCAATATACTCAATATAATAGCGCGCAGTACGGTCAGTACGGCCAATACAATCAATATCCCAACCGTTATCCGGTAATCGGAAGTCAATATGGCCCGATGATGCCCAAGCCGAAAGGCAATGAGGCAATGGCGCGCGGCCAGCAGCCAAGGCCCAATGAGAATCTACTTGGCAGAGACTCGAACAATCAGGAGACTAAATCATATGCCGAACAGAACCGACATTTCGCCGGTTCGCAGAACAGTCCGCATTATccgaatggcaatatggaacaGCGCGTTGATCAGTACGGGAACGACAATGTCGTCAATCGTGCGCAAAATGGAGAGGGCCACTCTACGACGACGTCGGAAGCGCCGCCCACGAGACCAGCTCTACCGTCTGAGGATACGTTTAGCGATAgtccaccaccaccgccacccaATACTTCGACGCATCCTTTGTATAAGCAAGCCGATACAAG GTATACCGCAAGCATGCAAGATCCACCACGAGGTAGTTATTACCCTGCGGGAGGAATCAGTGCCATGCAGCAACCGCGTCAGTATCAATATAGCGCGACGAATCCTTGGCaacgagaagaaaaagagaag GAACAAGCCCGTAGGAGAGAAGCTGCCCGACTATGGCGAGATCAGCAGATCGCCGAGTTAAGCGCGCTAACGCACCGGACTCAGCAGCAAGAGGAGCAATTGCGAGCTCTTCAACTGGAAAGAGACTTCCAGAAACGAGCAGAGGAAATTGCCAATCAAGACGATGACGAAGAGAGCAACGATTTAGACAACGAAAGTGTACAGCGGGTTCAGGGTTTGTTGAGAATGGCGGCCAGTCAGGATAGAACTGTCCAAGGAACTCTACAGCCACCGATTTTATCAAGAACGATTACAGGCAACCAGTCTTTGAGAGGTGGTTTGCAACTTCAGCCTCTTAGCACCCAACCTGTCACTAGCAGCCACGCTCACATTTTGTCTAGCCAAACGGCGTCTCAGAATGTTGGAATGAGTGGTCCTGGCCAGGAAAACAGTGGTTTACACGTGCAACCAAATCAGCAACAGCAACAAACGGCATTAGGCCAGAGCGAAGAGCATGTGTCAGCACCCAATTATGGCGCACCTCTTAGCAATTTCAATTCCGGTCAGAAGTCCTATTCCATGAGTATGCCGCATTCCGTGGAAGACAGGGAACTGCAACGAAGAATGGATGAGGTGAAGCGGAAACAGGCTGAATATGAGGAGAATCAAAAGAAGCAGGAGGAGCAACAATTGCAATCACAACAACAAACATATCAGCCGAGTCAACATTCGCGCAGCCAGCTGCACCCCAGCATGTTGCGCTTGGACAACTTGATTATTAATGGCCCCAACGTATCTATGC ctTCGCAAAACGATGCTGCACCCCCGCCACCAGAACGAGGCTCTAGTTACGCCGTTATGTCTCAGCAAAGTGCTCTTAGATCAAACGGCTCGACCACATCCAATCTACCTCCCACTTCTCAACCGCCAGCGTCTATGAAAAGAGTCTCTTTTCATGATTCGAATGCAAATAGCGAGTCTATACTACGCAATGTATCATCTGGAACATCAAACCCGCCATCGATCTCAATGGATACTATTAGAGAGGATCCCAAC ATAAACAAGTAA